In Archangium violaceum, the following are encoded in one genomic region:
- a CDS encoding ankyrin repeat domain-containing protein — protein sequence MARSPDTTKKVDVSKLMKKVDGLLDEMPPQVDEAIPLLRQVVEAEPDRLMALHSLNWALDVSRRAEPERWARELKTEHWRVRDRVLVLTRGTRSGGRLSDAQRARSLALSQWAEEVVRGRPTGAQLDEVEAALEEARALRDIPDHARARRGLEAWRALRQGNPKEGYEALLAQVEETPELRVIDVDDDDASCFSGLQGAFSDEGFIAWLRARKPANRPKGKQAKALDAGLLLAAGMDTAPFFGPDAGANGRLGRVLALRALGANLETLDEDRRGLLHLAAMVDDAALVKELLALGLSASAVDEEKATALHLAAEHGGVACIPLLAKGGVPVDALDKDGRSALFNAQRPDVARALIDAGANPNAGKGWTPLHQQVRFKDRGPVIEVLLEAGADATRKDSAGRTPAEEALDHENPHLAGLLGAKPPSGGAGRLDIQPLLDTLARKKTSIIKSWYFEDKDVADVERVLKGLVLKGATSWDEAAAALRKERPWTAMAVVGLVRDVLPPEEPATSFSKAPRFVRGNLTLEGSVQLTGPLLVTGNLTVEGVLRNVGPEGLLVVGGSLRAAGVDTDAELVVGGDLETQVVWCHHDDPSLRVGGVVKADVLIEDEQDVQAKVEARHHFKNGHFDAEAEVLEDIFVRGAFASQVLERDKLFNLLRKGKPALV from the coding sequence ATGGCTCGGTCTCCTGATACGACGAAGAAAGTGGATGTCTCCAAGCTGATGAAGAAGGTGGACGGCCTTCTCGACGAGATGCCGCCCCAGGTGGACGAAGCCATTCCGCTCTTGCGCCAGGTGGTGGAGGCCGAGCCGGACCGTTTGATGGCGCTGCACTCCCTCAACTGGGCGCTGGACGTGTCGAGACGCGCGGAGCCCGAGCGTTGGGCGCGGGAGCTGAAGACGGAGCACTGGCGTGTTCGAGATCGGGTCCTCGTGCTGACCCGGGGCACCCGCTCGGGTGGAAGGTTGAGCGACGCCCAGCGGGCGCGGTCCCTGGCCCTGAGTCAATGGGCGGAAGAGGTGGTGCGCGGACGGCCCACCGGTGCGCAGCTCGACGAGGTGGAGGCCGCGCTGGAGGAGGCGCGGGCCCTGCGTGACATCCCGGACCATGCGCGCGCACGCCGGGGGCTCGAGGCCTGGCGCGCACTGCGCCAGGGCAACCCGAAGGAGGGTTACGAAGCGCTGCTCGCCCAGGTCGAGGAGACGCCCGAGCTGCGGGTCATCGACGTCGATGACGATGATGCGAGCTGTTTCAGCGGTCTGCAGGGCGCGTTCTCCGATGAAGGCTTCATCGCCTGGCTGCGGGCGCGCAAACCCGCCAACCGTCCCAAGGGCAAACAGGCCAAGGCCCTGGACGCGGGTCTCCTGCTCGCCGCGGGGATGGATACCGCTCCCTTCTTTGGTCCCGATGCCGGAGCGAATGGCCGGCTCGGTCGCGTGCTGGCCCTGCGCGCGCTGGGCGCGAACCTGGAGACGTTGGACGAGGACAGGCGTGGCCTGCTGCACCTGGCGGCCATGGTGGATGACGCGGCGCTGGTGAAGGAGTTGCTCGCCCTGGGTCTGTCCGCGTCGGCCGTCGACGAGGAGAAGGCCACGGCCCTGCACCTCGCCGCCGAGCATGGTGGCGTGGCCTGCATTCCCCTGTTGGCCAAGGGTGGGGTGCCGGTGGACGCGCTCGACAAGGACGGCCGGTCCGCGCTCTTCAATGCGCAGCGGCCCGACGTGGCCCGGGCGCTCATCGACGCCGGGGCCAACCCCAATGCCGGCAAGGGTTGGACGCCGCTGCACCAGCAGGTGCGTTTCAAGGACCGGGGGCCTGTCATCGAGGTCCTGCTCGAGGCGGGGGCGGACGCCACCCGGAAGGACTCGGCGGGACGTACACCCGCCGAAGAGGCCCTGGACCACGAGAACCCCCACCTCGCCGGACTCCTGGGAGCGAAGCCTCCCTCCGGTGGGGCCGGCAGGCTGGACATCCAACCCCTCCTGGATACCCTGGCCCGGAAGAAGACGTCCATCATCAAGTCCTGGTACTTCGAGGACAAGGACGTGGCCGATGTGGAGCGGGTGCTGAAGGGGCTGGTGCTGAAGGGGGCGACGTCCTGGGACGAGGCCGCGGCGGCGCTCCGGAAGGAGCGGCCGTGGACCGCGATGGCGGTGGTGGGGCTCGTCCGTGATGTCCTTCCGCCAGAGGAGCCGGCGACGTCCTTCTCCAAGGCGCCTCGCTTCGTGCGAGGGAACCTCACGCTCGAGGGGAGCGTGCAGTTGACGGGACCCCTGCTCGTGACGGGGAACCTCACGGTGGAGGGCGTGCTGCGCAATGTGGGCCCGGAAGGGCTGCTCGTGGTGGGGGGCTCGCTGCGCGCCGCCGGAGTGGACACGGATGCGGAGCTGGTGGTTGGCGGAGACCTGGAGACCCAGGTCGTCTGGTGTCACCACGACGACCCCTCGCTCCGGGTAGGAGGTGTCGTGAAGGCGGACGTGCTCATCGAGGACGAGCAGGATGTCCAGGCCAAGGTGGAGGCCCGGCACCATTTCAAGAATGGCCACTTCGACGCCGAGGCCGAGGTCCTCGAGGACATCTTCGTCCGGGGTGCCTTCGCTTCCCAGGTGTTGGAGCGGGACAAGCTCTTCAATCTGCTCCGCAAGGGAAAGCCCGCGCTGGTCTGA
- a CDS encoding trifunctional serine/threonine-protein kinase/ATP-binding protein/sensor histidine kinase: protein MANIPGYTLLDTLKSTGASILYHALRDEDRLPVIVKMPVTQHSGAREAERYRREHAILHRLRDVRGVARTLGYEQSHGRPVLLLEGAGGKALSDGAGRPLGMERFLELAISLASTLAEIHRHGVIHKDLKPSNIVLRPSGESLIIDFGTAIVQTVEHVDAVSTTLIEGTPAYMSPEQTGRMNRSVDHRSDLYSLGVTFYELLTGTLPFHGRDALEWFHAHMAQLPRPPHERVPEIPPALSAIVMKLLAKVAEERYQSADGLKADLTRCQDDLRRGVREEFPLGAHDISPHFQMPQRLYGRDAQVATLVSAFERISQGGSPELLLISGYSGIGKSAVVHELYRPVAQRRGIFLQGKFDQFQRGIPYATLAQAIRGLAQQLLAGTDAELELWRERLREASEGHGQLLVELVPQLELVVGKQPPLQELPPTEAQARFNRVFQRFLGAVSTSEHPLVVFLDDLQWADPASLRLIQHLITHPDTPPLLLVGAYRDNEVSPSHPLMLARKEMQKERVRLTDIRLEPLSLEQLQRLVADALPGAGRELIEPLSAQVHEKTGGNPFFFIQLMRTLNQDGLLTRTPEGSWRWDAEGVRARGYSDNVVDFMAGKLRQLPEVTQYLLSLSACAGNVFPLQTLAIISDLPVGEVEQGLEPALQDGQLMRSGLEQYRFIHDRIQQAAHALIPEEQRKAVHLRIGRLLRASLSPEEMRERVFDIVNQLNVGAELILSSEERHDVARLNAEAGRKAQASTAHRSAVVYFTTALQLLPEESWEQEHAFTFELHLQRAISEFMSGNPAEARQLSRMLRPRARTSAELAAVTCLRGDIHVAADESDEAVECLLEGLAALGMPMSPHPSWEEVTAANAEVWALLGERSIESLVDLPVMTDPDTKAAMNILSTLFAPSLFTDLNLLILHLTRMVLLCLRHGNTESAVNGYAWYGLMQGHCFKKYREGHAFGALACAIVERHDFSVSRGKALYGLELVNHWTRPLSISVELIREAFQHAVPAGDFQTACYCCNHTVTDLLALGHSLEEVYQESVARLDFVRKAGLKASQDTIVFTQRYVQQLRGLSPSFGSLDGEDFKEEVLESSPSSAPVATVLCWYWILKLQARYMCGAYEEARQASARAGELVWASIGHIQLFDYHLYSALSLAACYEDATPETRREYLEAMRRHHAQLEEWASHCPENFRAAERMVSAELARCLGMQDEALYAYDAALQSAREHGFLQNAGLAAELAARFWNERRVPTIALPYAREARDAYRKWGADGKVQHLEERWPLLVASAEGLDSSAYDTSTQLDALSVVKVQQAISGEIVLERLVTKLMEVAIENAGAQRGALLLPHGNSLRIAAISNDSQDGVRVFPEQEEANLDCLPWTLLAYVRRTGEHVLIGDASRPHAFSSDAYLERGLARAVLCLPLMRKEGLVGVLYLENRLAAEAFTPSRLSLLGHIASQAAISIENARLYDEVQRAETALRQANDELERRVDERTRELKQTQVRLVETARAVGMTEIASNVLHNVGNVLTSAVVNLEMTRQAVGSSRVVRVRQVATLLEEHRGQLGDFFTKDPRGERLSDYLSALADELLSEQANLQENLEAMNRYIEHIRAIVQVQQTYAKTSLLLEECDLAQLVDDTLRIQQAALRRHGIAVTLQIARVPRVRLDKHKVLQILINLVSNAKYALAGMPEGQRRMTVRLTAENGRARIQVVDNGIGIEPQVQAKLFSHGFTTRKDGHGFGLHSSALAAQMLGGSLTLRSEGPYQGATATLEIPIAPDKA from the coding sequence ATGGCGAACATTCCTGGCTACACCCTTCTCGACACGCTCAAGTCGACGGGGGCAAGCATCCTCTATCACGCGCTCCGTGACGAGGACCGCCTGCCTGTCATCGTCAAGATGCCGGTGACGCAGCACTCCGGCGCTCGGGAGGCCGAACGCTACCGGCGGGAGCACGCCATCCTGCACCGGCTCCGGGACGTGCGTGGCGTCGCCAGGACTCTAGGGTACGAGCAGAGCCATGGACGCCCGGTGCTTCTGCTGGAGGGCGCTGGTGGCAAGGCCCTGTCCGATGGAGCAGGTCGTCCGCTGGGCATGGAGCGGTTCCTCGAGCTGGCCATCTCCCTGGCCTCGACCCTGGCGGAGATCCACCGTCACGGCGTCATCCACAAGGACCTCAAGCCCTCCAACATCGTCCTCCGGCCCTCGGGCGAGAGTCTCATCATCGACTTCGGCACCGCCATCGTCCAGACGGTGGAGCACGTGGACGCGGTGTCCACCACGCTCATCGAGGGGACGCCGGCCTACATGTCCCCGGAGCAGACCGGGCGCATGAACCGCTCGGTGGACCACCGCAGCGACCTCTACTCCCTGGGAGTGACGTTCTACGAGCTCCTCACGGGCACGCTGCCCTTCCACGGCCGCGACGCGCTCGAATGGTTCCACGCTCACATGGCCCAGCTCCCGCGGCCTCCGCACGAGCGCGTTCCGGAGATTCCCCCGGCCCTGTCCGCCATCGTGATGAAGCTGCTGGCCAAGGTGGCCGAGGAGCGCTACCAGAGCGCGGATGGCCTGAAGGCGGACCTGACGCGGTGCCAGGACGACCTGCGCCGGGGCGTGCGCGAGGAGTTCCCGCTGGGCGCGCACGACATCTCCCCCCACTTCCAGATGCCCCAACGGCTCTATGGGCGCGACGCGCAGGTCGCCACCCTGGTGAGCGCCTTCGAGCGGATCTCCCAGGGGGGGAGCCCGGAGCTCCTCCTCATCAGCGGCTACTCTGGCATCGGGAAGTCCGCGGTGGTCCATGAGCTGTACCGGCCGGTCGCGCAGCGGCGCGGCATCTTCCTGCAGGGCAAGTTCGACCAGTTCCAGCGGGGCATCCCCTACGCCACCCTGGCCCAGGCCATCCGCGGGCTGGCGCAGCAGCTGCTGGCCGGCACCGACGCGGAGCTCGAGCTCTGGCGCGAGCGCCTGCGGGAGGCCTCGGAGGGACATGGACAGCTCCTCGTGGAGCTGGTTCCGCAGCTGGAGCTCGTCGTGGGCAAGCAGCCCCCGCTCCAGGAGCTGCCACCCACCGAGGCGCAGGCCCGCTTCAACCGGGTCTTCCAGCGCTTCCTCGGCGCCGTGTCCACCTCCGAGCACCCGCTCGTCGTGTTCCTGGACGACCTGCAGTGGGCGGACCCGGCCAGCCTCCGGCTCATCCAGCACCTCATCACCCATCCGGATACCCCACCGCTGTTGCTGGTGGGGGCCTACCGGGACAACGAGGTCTCCCCGTCCCACCCGCTGATGCTGGCGCGCAAGGAGATGCAGAAGGAGCGCGTCCGGTTGACCGACATCCGGCTCGAACCGCTGAGCCTGGAGCAGCTCCAGCGGCTCGTCGCCGACGCGCTCCCGGGCGCGGGCCGGGAGCTCATCGAGCCCCTCTCCGCCCAGGTGCACGAGAAGACCGGTGGCAACCCGTTCTTCTTCATCCAGCTGATGCGGACGCTGAACCAGGACGGGCTGCTGACCCGCACGCCCGAGGGCTCCTGGCGGTGGGATGCCGAAGGCGTCCGCGCCCGGGGCTACTCCGACAACGTCGTCGACTTCATGGCGGGCAAGCTGCGCCAGCTCCCCGAGGTGACGCAGTACCTGCTGAGCCTGTCGGCATGCGCGGGCAATGTCTTCCCACTCCAGACGCTGGCCATCATCTCCGACCTGCCGGTGGGCGAGGTGGAGCAGGGGCTCGAGCCCGCGCTCCAGGATGGCCAGTTGATGCGCAGCGGCCTGGAGCAGTACCGCTTCATCCACGACCGCATCCAGCAGGCCGCTCATGCCCTCATCCCCGAGGAGCAGCGCAAGGCCGTCCACCTGCGCATCGGCCGACTGCTGCGGGCGAGCCTGTCCCCGGAGGAGATGCGGGAGCGGGTCTTCGACATCGTGAACCAGCTCAACGTCGGCGCGGAGCTGATCCTCTCATCCGAGGAGCGCCACGACGTGGCACGTCTGAACGCCGAGGCGGGCAGGAAGGCCCAGGCCTCGACCGCGCACCGCTCGGCCGTCGTCTATTTCACGACGGCCCTCCAGCTCCTGCCGGAGGAGTCCTGGGAGCAGGAGCACGCCTTCACCTTCGAGCTGCACCTCCAGCGGGCCATCAGCGAGTTCATGAGTGGCAACCCGGCCGAGGCGCGCCAACTCTCGCGGATGCTCCGCCCCAGGGCTCGCACCTCCGCGGAGCTCGCCGCGGTCACCTGTCTGCGCGGTGACATCCACGTCGCCGCCGACGAGAGTGACGAGGCCGTCGAGTGTCTGTTGGAGGGACTGGCCGCGCTGGGCATGCCCATGTCGCCCCATCCCTCCTGGGAAGAGGTGACGGCGGCCAACGCGGAGGTGTGGGCCCTGCTGGGGGAGCGCTCCATCGAGAGCCTCGTCGACCTGCCGGTGATGACGGACCCGGACACGAAGGCGGCGATGAACATCCTCTCCACCCTGTTCGCGCCGTCGCTCTTCACCGACCTCAACCTGCTCATCCTCCACCTCACCCGGATGGTCCTCCTGTGCCTGCGCCACGGCAACACCGAGTCCGCCGTGAACGGGTATGCCTGGTACGGCCTGATGCAGGGACATTGCTTCAAGAAGTACCGGGAGGGGCATGCCTTCGGAGCGCTCGCCTGTGCGATCGTCGAGCGCCACGACTTCTCCGTCTCCAGGGGCAAGGCGCTCTACGGCCTGGAGCTGGTCAACCACTGGACGCGGCCCCTCTCCATCTCGGTGGAGCTCATCCGCGAGGCCTTCCAGCACGCGGTCCCGGCCGGTGACTTCCAGACCGCCTGCTATTGCTGCAACCACACCGTCACCGACCTGCTGGCCCTGGGGCACTCGCTGGAAGAGGTCTACCAGGAATCGGTCGCACGCCTCGACTTCGTGCGCAAGGCCGGCCTCAAGGCCTCGCAGGACACCATCGTCTTCACCCAGCGCTACGTGCAGCAGCTGCGCGGCCTCTCCCCCTCGTTCGGCTCGTTGGACGGTGAGGATTTCAAGGAGGAGGTCCTCGAGTCCTCCCCGTCCTCGGCCCCCGTGGCCACCGTGCTGTGCTGGTACTGGATCCTCAAGCTACAGGCGCGCTACATGTGCGGCGCGTACGAGGAGGCACGCCAGGCCTCGGCCCGGGCCGGGGAGTTGGTCTGGGCTTCGATCGGCCACATCCAGCTGTTCGACTACCACCTCTACAGCGCCCTGTCCCTGGCCGCCTGCTACGAGGACGCGACCCCGGAGACACGGCGGGAGTACCTCGAGGCCATGCGGCGACACCATGCGCAGCTCGAGGAGTGGGCGAGCCACTGTCCCGAGAACTTCCGAGCGGCCGAACGGATGGTCTCGGCGGAGCTGGCCCGATGCCTGGGCATGCAGGACGAGGCGCTGTACGCCTACGATGCGGCACTCCAATCCGCCCGTGAGCATGGCTTCCTCCAGAACGCGGGCCTCGCCGCCGAGCTCGCGGCGCGATTCTGGAACGAGCGGCGGGTCCCCACCATCGCCCTGCCATATGCCCGCGAGGCCCGCGATGCGTACCGGAAGTGGGGAGCCGACGGAAAGGTCCAGCACCTGGAGGAGCGCTGGCCCTTGCTCGTGGCCTCGGCGGAGGGCCTGGACTCCTCCGCCTATGACACCTCGACGCAGCTCGACGCGCTCTCCGTGGTGAAGGTCCAGCAGGCCATCTCCGGAGAAATCGTCCTGGAGCGGCTGGTGACCAAGCTGATGGAGGTCGCCATCGAGAACGCCGGCGCCCAGCGCGGTGCCCTCCTGCTCCCGCATGGCAACTCGCTGCGGATCGCCGCCATCTCCAACGACTCGCAAGACGGCGTCCGGGTGTTCCCGGAGCAGGAGGAAGCCAACCTCGACTGCCTGCCCTGGACCCTCCTGGCCTACGTGCGGCGTACGGGCGAGCACGTGCTCATCGGCGATGCCTCGCGGCCCCATGCCTTCTCGTCCGATGCGTACCTCGAGCGGGGCCTGGCCAGGGCGGTGCTCTGTCTGCCACTGATGCGCAAGGAGGGGCTCGTCGGAGTGCTGTACCTGGAGAACCGCCTGGCCGCCGAGGCCTTCACTCCGAGCCGTCTCTCGCTGCTCGGACACATCGCCTCCCAGGCGGCCATCTCCATCGAGAACGCGCGGCTCTATGACGAGGTCCAGCGCGCCGAGACCGCCCTGCGCCAGGCCAATGACGAGCTCGAGAGACGGGTGGACGAGCGCACCCGGGAGCTCAAACAGACCCAGGTGCGGCTCGTGGAGACGGCGCGCGCGGTGGGCATGACGGAGATCGCCTCCAACGTGTTGCACAACGTCGGCAATGTCCTCACCAGCGCCGTCGTCAACCTGGAGATGACGCGTCAGGCCGTGGGCTCCTCACGGGTCGTCCGGGTGAGACAGGTGGCCACGCTGCTGGAGGAGCACCGCGGGCAGCTGGGGGACTTCTTCACGAAGGATCCGCGCGGGGAGCGTCTGAGCGACTATCTCTCCGCCCTCGCGGATGAGCTCCTGAGTGAGCAGGCGAACCTGCAGGAGAACCTGGAGGCGATGAACAGGTACATCGAGCACATCCGCGCCATCGTCCAGGTGCAGCAGACCTACGCGAAGACCTCGCTTCTCCTGGAGGAGTGTGACCTCGCGCAGCTCGTCGACGATACCCTGCGCATCCAGCAGGCGGCGCTCAGGCGCCACGGCATCGCCGTCACCCTCCAGATTGCTCGCGTCCCCCGGGTGCGACTGGACAAGCACAAGGTGCTGCAAATCCTCATCAACCTCGTCAGCAACGCCAAATACGCCCTGGCCGGGATGCCCGAGGGGCAGCGGCGGATGACCGTGCGGCTCACCGCCGAGAATGGGCGTGCGCGCATCCAGGTGGTGGACAATGGCATCGGCATCGAGCCGCAGGTCCAGGCGAAGCTCTTCTCGCACGGCTTCACCACACGCAAGGACGGTCACGGCTTCGGCCTGCACTCGAGCGCGCTGGCGGCGCAGATGCTGGGTGGAAGCCTGACGCTCAGGAGCGAGGGACCGTACCAGGGGGCCACGGCCACACTGGAGATTCCCATCGCGCCAGACAAGGCATGA
- a CDS encoding glycoside hydrolase family 6 protein: MQRPHPRTCFLALAPLPFLLLALWGGAAAAQVHVDNPFDGATAYVNPDYAALIDTSIAKTTDSTLAAKMRTVKKYPTTVWLDRIAAIHGGSANGGRKSLRDHLDLALAQKKPGQPITASFVVYDMPGRDCAALASNGELPLSAEGLQRYKTEYIDAITAVFADPKYQDIRIVTALEPDGLPNLVTNLSDPECAQANSTGIYVAASQYAINKLHAIPNVYIYMDIGHSGWLGWDDNRQKTIALYTTVVGATTAGLSSVDGFVTNTSNYTPLAEPHLVDPNVTVGGQQLKSAKFYEWNPNFDETDFAASLYTGFTSAGWPASVGFLIDTSRNGWGGPNRPTGATGTTVDTYANSGRVDRRAHRGLWCNHSGTGIGQPPQTSPAGYAASHLDAFVWIKPPGESDGASKEIPNNEGKGADPMCNPDYDTKYNTKTGALPNAPLSGHWFHEQFAMLVQNAYPAIPLTTGDNDPPFSPTGLTATPANQQVTLSWTAALGATSYTVKRGTASSGPFTNVTAVTGTTYTLTGLTNGTTYYFVVSASNANGESANSSAVSAIPGEQVLAAPTSLLATAASSSQLNLSWTGVADATGYNLYRSTSPNVAITAANRVGTSATTSFTDTGLLASTTYYYKATATKASLESAASNEASATTQAASTGTLSVIYRDGDNNAPSNNQVRPHLRVKNGGTTPANLAELKVRYYISLDSPATLQIVCDWAVLGCSNMSFQAVQLASPRPGATHYLEVSFLGGTLAAGQDTGEIQLRANTSNWTNFNETDDYSFKAGQTAYGENTRITVYRNGTLAGGIEP; this comes from the coding sequence ATGCAAAGACCGCATCCAAGGACCTGTTTCCTGGCGCTGGCTCCCCTACCGTTCCTGCTCCTGGCACTCTGGGGAGGAGCCGCGGCCGCGCAAGTGCACGTGGACAACCCGTTCGACGGTGCAACCGCCTACGTCAATCCTGACTACGCGGCGCTGATCGACACCTCGATCGCCAAGACGACCGACAGCACCCTCGCGGCGAAGATGCGCACGGTCAAAAAGTATCCGACCACGGTCTGGCTCGACCGCATCGCGGCGATTCATGGCGGCAGCGCGAACGGCGGCCGCAAGAGCCTGCGGGACCACCTGGACCTGGCGCTGGCGCAGAAGAAGCCGGGCCAGCCCATCACCGCGTCTTTCGTCGTCTACGACATGCCGGGCCGAGACTGCGCGGCGCTGGCCTCCAACGGTGAGCTGCCGCTGAGCGCGGAGGGACTTCAGCGATACAAGACCGAGTACATCGATGCCATCACGGCCGTCTTCGCCGATCCGAAGTACCAGGACATCCGAATCGTCACGGCGCTCGAGCCGGACGGCCTGCCGAACCTGGTGACCAACCTGAGCGATCCGGAGTGCGCCCAGGCCAACTCCACTGGCATCTACGTGGCGGCCTCGCAGTACGCCATCAACAAGCTGCACGCCATCCCGAATGTCTACATCTACATGGACATCGGCCACTCGGGCTGGCTGGGCTGGGACGACAACCGCCAGAAGACGATCGCGCTCTACACCACCGTGGTGGGCGCGACGACGGCCGGGCTGTCCAGCGTCGATGGCTTCGTGACCAACACGTCCAACTACACGCCCCTGGCGGAGCCGCACCTGGTGGACCCGAACGTGACCGTCGGCGGGCAGCAGCTCAAGTCGGCGAAGTTCTACGAGTGGAACCCCAATTTCGACGAGACCGACTTCGCGGCGTCCCTCTACACCGGCTTCACGTCCGCGGGCTGGCCGGCCAGCGTCGGCTTCCTCATCGACACCTCTCGCAATGGCTGGGGCGGACCCAACCGGCCGACGGGTGCGACCGGCACCACGGTCGACACGTACGCCAACTCCGGCCGCGTTGACCGCCGGGCCCACCGGGGCCTCTGGTGCAATCACAGCGGTACCGGCATCGGGCAGCCGCCCCAGACGTCTCCGGCTGGCTATGCCGCCTCGCACCTGGATGCCTTCGTCTGGATCAAGCCGCCGGGCGAGTCGGACGGCGCCAGCAAGGAGATTCCGAACAACGAGGGCAAGGGCGCGGACCCGATGTGCAACCCGGATTACGATACGAAGTACAACACGAAGACCGGGGCTCTGCCGAACGCTCCGCTGTCCGGCCACTGGTTCCATGAGCAGTTCGCGATGCTGGTCCAGAACGCGTATCCGGCCATCCCGCTGACCACCGGCGACAATGACCCGCCCTTCTCGCCGACGGGACTGACGGCCACCCCGGCCAACCAGCAGGTGACGCTCAGCTGGACCGCGGCGCTCGGTGCGACGAGCTATACCGTCAAGCGGGGCACGGCCAGCAGCGGACCGTTCACCAACGTGACGGCCGTGACGGGCACGACCTACACCCTCACCGGGCTGACCAATGGGACGACCTATTACTTCGTGGTCAGCGCCTCCAATGCCAACGGTGAGAGCGCCAACAGCAGCGCGGTCTCGGCGATTCCGGGTGAGCAGGTCCTGGCCGCGCCCACCAGCCTGCTCGCGACGGCGGCCAGCTCCAGTCAGCTCAACCTGAGTTGGACGGGCGTCGCCGATGCCACCGGCTACAACCTCTACCGCTCCACCTCGCCGAACGTGGCGATCACCGCGGCGAACCGTGTGGGAACCAGCGCCACCACCAGCTTCACCGACACGGGCCTGCTCGCCAGCACGACCTATTACTACAAGGCCACGGCCACCAAGGCCTCCCTCGAGTCCGCCGCGTCCAACGAAGCCTCCGCCACGACGCAGGCCGCCAGCACTGGCACCCTCTCCGTCATCTACCGCGACGGGGACAACAACGCCCCGAGCAACAACCAGGTCAGGCCCCACCTCCGGGTGAAGAACGGTGGCACCACGCCGGCCAACCTGGCGGAGCTCAAGGTCCGGTACTACATCTCGCTGGACAGCCCGGCCACCCTTCAGATCGTCTGTGATTGGGCTGTCCTGGGCTGCTCGAACATGAGCTTCCAGGCCGTGCAGCTGGCCTCTCCGCGGCCTGGCGCCACCCACTATCTGGAGGTCAGCTTCCTTGGCGGCACGCTGGCGGCGGGCCAGGACACGGGTGAGATCCAGCTGCGCGCGAACACGTCGAACTGGACGAACTTCAACGAGACGGATGACTACTCGTTCAAGGCCGGTCAGACGGCCTACGGCGAGAACACCCGCATCACCGTCTATCGCAACGGAACGTTGGCCGGAGGCATCGAGCCGTAG
- a CDS encoding peptidoglycan-binding protein: MVAISRSSALAARRGASAAPPTLRLDSRGPAVVTLQKKLKAAGFDPGAADGAFGQKTLAAVKAFQKAHGLTADGVVGPKTWNKLNVKKQGPTPPAPGGGRSVTGYVKGKAQQITLSSIPNGKEMRSDAAAAFNRMHATASSAGINLHVNSGFRSMEEQRALYQKHLNGTGNLAARPGYSNHQGGIAVDVTVGATSSATYKWMENNAKRFGFIRTVPSEPWHWEFRP, translated from the coding sequence ATGGTCGCCATCTCCCGCTCTTCCGCCCTCGCCGCCCGTAGGGGCGCGAGTGCCGCTCCGCCCACGCTCCGACTGGATTCGCGCGGGCCCGCCGTCGTCACCCTCCAGAAGAAGCTGAAGGCCGCGGGCTTCGACCCTGGCGCCGCCGATGGGGCCTTCGGCCAGAAGACGCTCGCCGCCGTGAAGGCCTTCCAGAAGGCCCATGGCCTCACCGCCGATGGCGTCGTGGGCCCCAAGACGTGGAACAAGCTCAACGTCAAGAAGCAGGGCCCCACCCCTCCCGCTCCTGGCGGCGGCCGCTCCGTCACCGGCTACGTCAAAGGCAAGGCCCAGCAGATCACCCTCTCCTCCATCCCCAACGGCAAGGAGATGCGCTCGGACGCGGCGGCGGCCTTCAACCGCATGCACGCCACGGCCAGCTCCGCCGGTATCAATCTCCACGTCAACAGCGGCTTCCGCTCCATGGAGGAGCAGCGCGCCCTCTACCAGAAGCACCTCAACGGCACCGGCAACCTCGCCGCCAGGCCCGGCTACTCCAACCACCAGGGCGGCATCGCCGTGGACGTCACCGTGGGCGCCACCAGCTCCGCCACCTACAAGTGGATGGAAAACAACGCGAAGCGCTTCGGCTTCATCCGCACCGTGCCCTCCGAGCCCTGGCACTGGGAGTTCCGCCCCTGA